The following DNA comes from Osmerus eperlanus chromosome 5, fOsmEpe2.1, whole genome shotgun sequence.
CAGCAGCATACACGGCTGAGctcggggctggagctggggtgtGTTCAGGCGTTTTGCCTTTTGACATCGTCAGATCAGTCACCTGTTTGGAGAAGCACTGGTCAGAGTCCAGCCAGGGCTCGTAGTCATCGTCATAGttatacccctcctcctcagccggACGGTCGGGGTACTCGTCTTCGTCCAGGAACCCGCCGCCGCCCTCCAGCACCACACAGTAGTACTTCCCCATATCCTCCGTGCTCAGCTGGGACAGCAGCAGGGAGTGATCCTGCTCTGAGAGCGTGGCCCTGCCTCGGAGGTGCTTGGGCAGGGCCACGGACGTGTCCCTGGAGTCCAGGATGAGCTGGTCGTTCCCCAGGGATCTGTGTTGGTACCACAGCACTTCCACTCTGTCCTCCTCGTCGACGTCGCAGGGCAGCGTGGCGGTTCCCCCCTCTGAGACAAGCAGCGTACGAGGCTCCCTGCTGGGGCACTTCAGCAGGGAGAACTTGCccaccagggagggggagaagcaggAGTACTGGCCGAAGAGGTCTTTAGACAACACCGGGATGACCAGAGAATAGCCCGGCTCATCGCCGTCCACCGCATACATCCGATCCCCCCACTTGTCACCTTCGCTCTGGGACTTCCTGGTGGTGTTGACTTGACCCAGCGGTGTCTCCCATCTCCGGGTGGTGTCACGGTGTGTGGAGGGACAGGCCAGCACCACCCTCTCTCCGTCGGAGCGGAACACGCTCAGCTCATCGGGGTTCAGCAGGTACGCGTTGTGGAAGCTGAGGCACTTGTCTCCTGCCATCACCAGGCAGAGGAAGTGATGGCTGCTCTTCAACATGGTGGCCGTGACGTAGAGGGtcctcccgccctcccccacctgcaccgcacccctcagctcctcctccaggggctCCAGGGACACCCTGCTGTCCAGGAACAGTTCACTGGTGTAGTTTGGGAACACCTCGTGGTACCAGAGCACACTGGCTCCGCCCTGAGCAGTGAAGCTTCCGTTGCAgaacagctccgcccctccgtCCTCCGTCACTGTGATCTCCTGAGCGCTGGTCTCCTGGTCGCAAACCAACAGCTGCAGCTCATGCTCGTCCACCTGGCTCCCGTCCTTCCAGCACTCCCTGCGATACACCCCTGAGTCGGAGTCCCGAAGCTGGCTGATCTGGAGGCCCATCAGGGGGGGTCTGTTGGTGATGCTCACCCGGCCCTGGTAATccgacaggggggagggaggctcatCGGAGGAGTTCCCTAGTAACAGGTCCCTGCCTGGGCCTGGCTTGTAAACAGCGATGTAGTCCACTCCAAAACAGAAGCCCATCTCTATGTCCTCGCCTCGCTGTCTGAAGATGGGCTCCGGGCCCTTCTGTGATCGGGCagagccgaggaggaggagcaggagtagGAGTCCTACGTTCTCCATAATGGTGGTTGTTCCTTCTGACACTGGCTGTCCCTGTTTCTCGCACGCTGGAATTGGCAGACTGACTTAGAAATAAGGAACTTACTTTCGTTTGTCACACGGCCACGCCCCTAGATTGTATCTTCTTACAGTGTAgattccttcacacacacacacgtgcacacccacacgcacatatgcacacgcgcacacacacacacacacaagctggcccatacacaagcaagcacacacaaattGCTTTCACACTCATTCGTCACTGTTAATCATTAATCTTTTTGTGTACACAGGTGAAAGGCAGTTTTAGAAATAAAAACATATTCTGTGGCACAAAGATAGGGAAACAACTAATATAACTTGTGAGTCCTGCCATCATTTGAGGCGCACCGATGAGTAGTTAGACAGGTTTAACTCATGGGCGCAGTCAATCACTGTCAAGGGCTTCTAAGAAAGGTTGAAATAAGGAGAGGgacgtgtgcacgtgtgtgagactgtgtgtgtgtgtgtgtgtgtatgtgagactgtgtgtgtgtgagagacactgtgtgtgtgagagagactgtgtgtgtgtgtgtgtgtgtgtgtgtgtgtgagactgtgtgtgtgtgtgtgtgtgtgtgagactgtgtgtgtgagagagactgtgtgtgtgagagagactgtgtgtgtgtgtgtgtgtgagactgtgtgtgtgtgtgtgagactgtgtgtgtgagagagactgtgtgtgtgtgtgtgtgtgtgagactgtgtgggtctgagagagactgtgtgtgtgagagagactgtgtgtgagagagactgtgtgagtgatagacactgtgtgtgtgagagagactgtgtgtgtgacagagactgtgtgagtgtgtgccttcGCTTGCGTGCAGTCATGATTCCATGGGTGCAAGTGCGAGCAGTACAGCGCATGCATGGTCATGCGTATCTCAGTTGTGAAAGTGTAAGTCTCACTGTAAGTGTATAATCTGTTGCCTTATAATCTTTTTACACACCAAACAACCCTCTGttgtttggtgtgtaaaatctCCCTGACAAAAGATACAGGCTGGGTGAGCGTGTCCTTGGATCTGATCCGACACTTGTTACTTGCGGCTGAGCTAGTGAAGCTGAAATGAATCCTGTTCCAAGTAACAGTTTTCCGAAACAATAAAGTCAAATTCTCAAGTATATCAGAAGCCCTTCAAAAAACAATggtcaatgttgttgtttttttgctcATGATTGCAAGGAAAAGACGGAAAAGATTGGTTGACTACACAGTCCTGACATGACTAAGAATTCAGAGACTAAACATCTTGTCAGGAGCAGAAGAGGAACTAAGTTTCAGACCAAGGCTTTGTGAAGACAGGGAAGTTTTAATTCACACAGCAGGAAGGTTTCAAACCCACAGACTGAAAAGAGTTCATAAAACCACAAACAATCCTAAACTAAAAGGCAAAATCAGGGTCAGAAAACAGGCAGAGGTCCATACAGGAATTCAACCTTTTTAGACGCTGGGAGAGATCAGGAAGAATGCTGACGACATGAtctagcagggagcagaggaacAGACAGGGTTTATAAACAGAGTCAAAGGCACAGGTGAAGCTTGCAATGCTAATTGTTCTAAATTTAGGGGCGGGGTTGAAAGCTGAGCCCAGGCTGACACCAACCTCACAGGGCTGAATCCTTACAGAACAAGAGAATGAGATTCATCACAGATGAGATTATCTTGTGCACATTGTTGCTGTTGTTCCAAAGACAAACAATGTTATATCTTAGACCCCTGGGAAACACAGTAAAAATAGTTTACTGCATCGTAACGTTACAATAAAGTTGTGAGACCAGTCTAATCGTGTGTCTAGCATACTGCAGGTTGGGGTGCCATGAAtctgatgtctctctctgcaggaggaAGACTGGCGTGGAAGTGAAAGGGAGCTGGTTAAATAGAGGTCTGTTTA
Coding sequences within:
- the LOC134020760 gene encoding uncharacterized protein LOC134020760 produces the protein MENVGLLLLLLLLGSARSQKGPEPIFRQRGEDIEMGFCFGVDYIAVYKPGPGRDLLLGNSSDEPPSPLSDYQGRVSITNRPPLMGLQISQLRDSDSGVYRRECWKDGSQVDEHELQLLVCDQETSAQEITVTEDGGAELFCNGSFTAQGGASVLWYHEVFPNYTSELFLDSRVSLEPLEEELRGAVQVGEGGRTLYVTATMLKSSHHFLCLVMAGDKCLSFHNAYLLNPDELSVFRSDGERVVLACPSTHRDTTRRWETPLGQVNTTRKSQSEGDKWGDRMYAVDGDEPGYSLVIPVLSKDLFGQYSCFSPSLVGKFSLLKCPSREPRTLLVSEGGTATLPCDVDEEDRVEVLWYQHRSLGNDQLILDSRDTSVALPKHLRGRATLSEQDHSLLLSQLSTEDMGKYYCVVLEGGGGFLDEDEYPDRPAEEEGYNYDDDYEPWLDSDQCFSKQVTDLTMSKGKTPEHTPAPAPSSAVYAAGAVGVLVLIGVVTAVVIWKKKSAQKQTAKGQKTKDVEFEKVSTNALRCPGTVELKQGMTTHDCVAELGAILMT